The genomic window CTTTTCGAGAGCTTGAGTTCCAGCGATATGGACGAGCGCGTCGAGTGGGCACTAAAGAAGGCCGCGCTCTGGACCGAAGTGCGCGACAAGCTGCAGCAAAGCGGCTCCGGTCTCTCGGGCGGCCAGCAGCAGCGGCTGTGCATCGCACGTGGCATCGCGATCAAGCCTGAAGTGTTGCTGCTCGACGAGCCGTGCTCCGCGCTCGACCCCATCTCTACCGCCAAGATCGAAGAGCTCATCGCCGAGCTCAAGAGCGAGTACACCGTGGTCATCGTGACGCACAACATGCAGCAGGCCGCACGCTGCAGCGACTACACGGCCTACATGTACCTGGGCGACCTCATCGAGTTCGGCGCGACGGAGCAGATGTTCTTCAAGCCGCAGCGAAAAGAGACCGAGGACTACATCACCGGCCGGTTCGGCTAAGGAGACAGACATGACCGAAAAACATTTGTCCAGCCAGTTCGACACTGAACTCAATGGCGTCTCGTCCCGCGTGATGGAACTGGGCGGCATGGTCGAGGCGCAGATCCACCAGGCCGTCTACGCATTGGCCGAGTTCGACTCCGAAGCCGCCGATCGGGTGATGGAGACCGAGAACCGCGTCAATGCGATGGAGATCGAGATCGATCGCGAACTGTCGTCGATCATCGCGCGGCGCCAGCCCACCGCACGCGATCTGCGCCTACTGATCGCGATCTCCAAGACGACCGCCAATCTCGAGCGCGTGGGCGACGAGGCGAACAAGATCGCGCGCATGGTCAAGTCGATCATCGAGAGCGGCGCATCGCGTACGCTGCCGTCTAACGAGATTCGCGTAGCAGCCGACATGGCATCGGGCCTGCTGCGCAAGGCGCTCGATGCCTTTGCACGGCTCGATACCGCAGCGGCCCTGTCGATCCTGAAAGACGACGACCTGATCGACAAGGAATTCGACGGCTTTGTCCGCAAGCTCGTGACCTACATGATGGAAGACCCGCGCACCATTTCGGCGAGCCTCGACCTGCTGTTTCTTGCCAAGGCGATCGAGCGTATCGGCGACCACGCCAAGAACATTGCGGAGTTCATCATCTACATCGTCAAGGGCGCCGATGTGCGGCACACTTCGATGGAAGCCATCGAGTCGGTCCTGCTTTGATCCTTGCAGAAAGATGAAGAAACCTCGCGTCCTTATCGTTGAAGACGAGTCGTCGATCGCCGAGCTGATCGCGGTCAATCTGCGCCACAACGGGTTCGACCCGATCTGGTCGGAAGACGGCGTATCGGCACAGCGCGAGATCGATACGCTGGCACCCGATTTGATCCTGCTCGACTGGATGCTGCCGGGCCAAAGCGGCTTGCAGCTCGCGCGGCAATGGCGCAAAGACCCGAACACCAAGGCGATCCCGATCCTGATGTTGACGGCGCGTGGCGACGAGCCCGACAAAGTGGCCGGGCTCGACGCCGGTGCCGACGACTACATCACCAAGCCGTTTTCGACGCAAGAGCTGCTGGCGCGCATCCGTGCCGTGCTGCGTCGCCGCACGCCCGAAGCGCCGGCCGAGCGCATCGAGATCGGCGAGCTGGTGCTCGACACCGCGACGCATCGCGTGACCTGGCAGGGCGGGGCGCTCAAGGTCGGTCCGACCGAG from Variovorax sp. PAMC28562 includes these protein-coding regions:
- the pstB gene encoding phosphate ABC transporter ATP-binding protein PstB, whose product is MSAVLSQPLAQAAPSKISVKNLNFYYGKFHALKGINLEIPENKVTAFIGPSGCGKSTLLRTFNRMFELYPEQRAEGTISLDGEDLLASKQDVALIRAKIGMVFQKPTPFPMSIYDNVAFGVKLFESLSSSDMDERVEWALKKAALWTEVRDKLQQSGSGLSGGQQQRLCIARGIAIKPEVLLLDEPCSALDPISTAKIEELIAELKSEYTVVIVTHNMQQAARCSDYTAYMYLGDLIEFGATEQMFFKPQRKETEDYITGRFG
- the phoB gene encoding phosphate regulon transcriptional regulator PhoB; this encodes MKKPRVLIVEDESSIAELIAVNLRHNGFDPIWSEDGVSAQREIDTLAPDLILLDWMLPGQSGLQLARQWRKDPNTKAIPILMLTARGDEPDKVAGLDAGADDYITKPFSTQELLARIRAVLRRRTPEAPAERIEIGELVLDTATHRVTWQGGALKVGPTEFKLLGYLMQNAERVHSRSQLLDKVWGDHVYIEERTVDVHVKRLRESLGGAAPMVETVRGAGYRLTAQATV
- the phoU gene encoding phosphate signaling complex protein PhoU, whose protein sequence is MTEKHLSSQFDTELNGVSSRVMELGGMVEAQIHQAVYALAEFDSEAADRVMETENRVNAMEIEIDRELSSIIARRQPTARDLRLLIAISKTTANLERVGDEANKIARMVKSIIESGASRTLPSNEIRVAADMASGLLRKALDAFARLDTAAALSILKDDDLIDKEFDGFVRKLVTYMMEDPRTISASLDLLFLAKAIERIGDHAKNIAEFIIYIVKGADVRHTSMEAIESVLL